From Rutidosis leptorrhynchoides isolate AG116_Rl617_1_P2 chromosome 3, CSIRO_AGI_Rlap_v1, whole genome shotgun sequence, a single genomic window includes:
- the LOC139902735 gene encoding heat shock cognate 70 kDa protein-like, with product MEGSEVKEAPAIGIDLGTTYSCAAVWNRNRIEIIPNEQGNRTTPSSVAFLDEERLIGDGAKNQVAMNPANSVFDGKRLIGRRFSDFKVQEDMKLWPFKVTRGRDDIPTIVVTYKGEEKEFLAEEISSMILGKMKEIAEAYLGKAVKNAVITVPAYFNDSQRQATKDAGTIAGLNILRMINEPTAAAIAYGLDNKADIIGKVNVLIFDLGGGTFDVSLLTIEEGGTFEVRAVGGDTHLGGEDFDNRMVDHCIREFYRKWNKDLTGNQRAFGRLRFACEKVKRILSSATQSSIELDCLHDGIDFSMKFTRAKFEGLNMESFEECIKIVEKCLNDANIEKSSVEEIILVGGSTRIPKIQSMLQEFFDGKRLCKSVNPDEAVAYGAAVMAAKLTNVDDESFRDLMLSDVTPLSLGVETTGKQMHVVIPRNTPIPTIKSKIFVTNKDNQTSIRISVYQGERAKSIDNHFLGKFNIYGIPPAPQGFFHIKECLEIDANGILTVTAKILSTGHTEKLVINNENRRLSKEKIENMVKDAEKYKLEDQEFKRKMDACHALEDCVYNMKTKINEYNKLNRSEVQSESIKKIKNAIADTTKWLEDNRVATVEEFQRKKLFLEFACASLI from the exons ATGGAGGGATCAGAAGTAAAGGAAGCACCAGCGATCGGCATCGATCTTGGAACCACATACTCGTGTGCCGCTGTATGGAACCGCAATCGAATAGAAATCATACCCAACGAACAAGGCAACAGAACCACACCATCATCTGTTGCTTTTCTTGATGAAGAACGACTCATCGGTGATGGTGCCAAAAACCAAGTTGCCATGAATCCTGCTAACTCTGTATTTG ATGGTAAAAGGTTGATTGGAAGAAGATTTAGTGATTTCAAAGTGCAGGAAGACATGAAGTTGTGGCCTTTTAAGGTCACACGAGGGCGTGACGACATACCAACAATTGTAGTCACCTACAAAGGTGAAGAAAAAGAATTTTTGGCCGAAGAAATTTCATCAATGATTCTTGGAAAGATGAAAGAAATTGCCGAGGCGTACCTTGGAAAAGCTGTAAAAAACGCCGTGATAACTGTCCCGGCTTATTTTAATGATTCACAACGTCAAGCAACAAAAGATGCTGGTACTATTGCTGGTTTGAACATTCTGCGCATGATCAACGAGCCTACAGCAGCTGCAATAGCCTATGGTCTGGACAATAAGGCTGATATTATTGGCAAGGTAAATGTTCTCATCTTCGATTTAGGTGGGGGCACTTTTGATGTCTCTCTGCTAACAATAGAAGAAGGTGGTACTTTTGAGGTGCGAGCTGTCGGTGGTGACACTCATTTGGGAGGTGAGGATTTTGATAACCGAATGGTTGATCATTGCATTCGAGAATTCTATAGGAAATGGAATAAGGACTTGACAGGGAACCAAAGAGCATTTGGGCGGTTGAGATTTGCTTGTGAAAAAGTAAAACGAATTCTCTCAAGCGCTACCCAGTCATCCATCGAATTGGATTGCTTGCACGACGGGATTGACTTTTCAATGAAATTTACTCGAGCTAAATTTGAAGGGCTGAACATGGAGTCATTCGAAGAGTGCATTAAAATTGTGGAGAAATGTTTGAACGACGCGAATATTGAAAAGTCTTCTGTTGAAGAGATTATTCTTGTAGGTGGTTCAACTAGGATACCTAAAATCCAGTCTATGTTGCAGGAATTTTTCGATGGGAAACGGCTATGCAAGAGCGTGAACCCGGATGAAGCTGTTGCATATGGTGCGGCCGTTATGGCTGCAAAGTTAACTAACGTCGACGATGAGAGTTTTCGTGATCTGATGTTATCTGATGTGACTCCTTTATCACTTGGTGTAGAAACGACTGGGAAACAAATGCACGTTGTGATCCCGCGAAACACTCCAATACCCACGATAAAGTCCAAAATTTTTGTTACAAACAAGGATAACCAAACTTCGATTCGTATCTCTGTATATCAAGGTGAAAGAGCCAAATCTATAGATAACCATTTTTTAGGAAAGTTTAATATTTACGGAATACCACCTGCACCGCAAGGATTTTTCCATATCAAAGAATGTTTAGAAATCGATGCCAACGGTATCCTCACTGTGACAGCTAAGATATTATCTACAGGCCATACAGAAAAACTTGTCATTAATAATGAAAATCGGAGACTCTCTAAGGAAAAGATTGAAAATATGGTGAAAGACGCTGAGAAGTACAAACTTGAGGATCAAGAATTCAAGAGAAAGATGGATGCGTGCCATGCGTTAGAGGATTGCGTGTACAACATGAAGACTAAGATCAACGAATATAATAAATTGAACAGATCAGAAGTGCAATCGGAGAGTATTAAGAAAATCAAGAATGCCATTGCTGACACGACTAAGTGGCTCGAGGACAACCGTGTTGCGACTGTTGAAGAGTTTCAACGGAAAAAGCTATTTCTAGAGTTTGCTTGTGCATCCTTGATCTAG